One Cucumis sativus cultivar 9930 chromosome 1, Cucumber_9930_V3, whole genome shotgun sequence DNA segment encodes these proteins:
- the LOC101216844 gene encoding RHOMBOID-like protein 1 isoform X3 produces the protein MGNTRFNRRLPDHGRRGLLRSNLVSTGHLRSGFHGWCRFLWLLIPLCLQFLCMLMIAPKTLPLALVGFWVGSHFSRLKRIPFLALLLQRVFHILANMLSLVFIGIRLEQEFGFVRIGMLYIVSGFGGSLMSALFIQSGISVGASGALFGLLGGMLSELLTNWTIYANKLAALLTLLFIIVINLAVGVLPHVDNFAHIGGFISGFLLGFVFLVRPQFGWVSQRNAPRGNSSTSKSKYKPYQYVLWVVSLVLLIAGFAVGLVFLFRGENMNDRCSWCHYLSCIPTSKWSCNSQKFSCETSQLGNQLNMTCLSNGRSGSYSLTNSSSTEAEKICSQLCS, from the exons ATGGGGAACACGAGGTTCAACCGGCGGCTGCCAGATCACGGCCGTCGGGGACTTCTCCGATCGAATTTGGTCAGTACCGGCCATTTAAGAAGTGGGTTCCATGGCTGGTGCCGGTTTTTGTGGTTGCTAATTCCGTTATGTTTACAATTTCTATGTATGTTAATGATTGCCCCAAAAACTCTGCCTCTTGCATTGGTAGGTTTTTGGGTAGGTTCTCATTTCAGCCGCTTAAAGAGAATCCCCTTCTTGGCCCTTCTTCTTCAAC GGGTGTTCCATATACTTGCTAACATGTTGAGTCTTGTTTTCATTGGGATAAGGCTCGAGCAAGAATTTGGCTTTG TTCGAATTGGAATGCTGTACATTGTATCTGGGTTTGGTGGCAGTTTGATGTCGGCTCTGTTTATCCAGTCGGGTATCTCAGTAGGTGCTTCGGGTGCTCTTTTTGGTCTCTTAGGAGGCATGTTGTCGGAGCTACTTACGAATTGGACGATATATGCAAATAAG CTTGCAGCCTTGTTGACTCTCCTCTTCATCATCGTAATCAATTTGGCTGTTGGAGTGCTTCCACATGTTGATAATTTTGCTCATATTGGAGGCTTTATCTCAGGTTTTCTTCTGGGGTTTGTGTTTTTGGTACGTCCTCAGTTTGGGTGGGTTAGCCAACGCAATGCACCTCGTGGAAATAGTTCGacttcaaaatctaaatataagCCGTACCAATATGTGCTGTGGGTTGTATCTCTGGTGTTACTAATTGCTGg GTTTGCAGTTGGTTTGGTCTTTCTGTTTAGAGGGGAAAATATGAATGATCGGTGTTCATGGTGCCATTATTTGAGCTGCATTCCTACGTCAAAGTGGAGCTGCAACTCGCAGAAATTCTCTTGCGAG ACAAGTCAGTTGGGAAATCAGCTAAACATGACGTGCCTAAGCAACGGGAGAAGCGGCTCGTATTCGTTAACCAACAGTAGCTCCACAGAAGCAGAAAAAATATGTTCTCAGCTCTGCAGTTGA
- the LOC101216844 gene encoding RHOMBOID-like protein 1 isoform X2 — MARDKPTAGIEIKVHSRHGEHEVQPAAARSRPSGTSPIEFGQYRPFKKFLGRFSFQPLKENPLLGPSSSTLEKMGALEVDKVVYGHQAWRLISCLWLHAGVFHILANMLSLVFIGIRLEQEFGFVRIGMLYIVSGFGGSLMSALFIQSGISVGASGALFGLLGGMLSELLTNWTIYANKLAALLTLLFIIVINLAVGVLPHVDNFAHIGGFISGFLLGFVFLVRPQFGWVSQRNAPRGNSSTSKSKYKPYQYVLWVVSLVLLIAGFAVGLVFLFRGENMNDRCSWCHYLSCIPTSKWSCNSQKFSCETSQLGNQLNMTCLSNGRSGSYSLTNSSSTEAEKICSQLCS, encoded by the exons ATGGCGAGGGATAAACCCACCGCCGGCATCGAAATCAAGGTTCATTCCCGTCATGGGGAACACGAGGTTCAACCGGCGGCTGCCAGATCACGGCCGTCGGGGACTTCTCCGATCGAATTTGGTCAGTACCGGCCATTTAAGAA GTTTTTGGGTAGGTTCTCATTTCAGCCGCTTAAAGAGAATCCCCTTCTTGGCCCTTCTTCTTCAAC ATTAGAAAAGATGGGTGCTCTGGAAGTTGATAAAGTGGTTTATGGGCACCAGGCATGGAGATTGATCTCTTGTTTATGGCTACATGCAGGGGTGTTCCATATACTTGCTAACATGTTGAGTCTTGTTTTCATTGGGATAAGGCTCGAGCAAGAATTTGGCTTTG TTCGAATTGGAATGCTGTACATTGTATCTGGGTTTGGTGGCAGTTTGATGTCGGCTCTGTTTATCCAGTCGGGTATCTCAGTAGGTGCTTCGGGTGCTCTTTTTGGTCTCTTAGGAGGCATGTTGTCGGAGCTACTTACGAATTGGACGATATATGCAAATAAG CTTGCAGCCTTGTTGACTCTCCTCTTCATCATCGTAATCAATTTGGCTGTTGGAGTGCTTCCACATGTTGATAATTTTGCTCATATTGGAGGCTTTATCTCAGGTTTTCTTCTGGGGTTTGTGTTTTTGGTACGTCCTCAGTTTGGGTGGGTTAGCCAACGCAATGCACCTCGTGGAAATAGTTCGacttcaaaatctaaatataagCCGTACCAATATGTGCTGTGGGTTGTATCTCTGGTGTTACTAATTGCTGg GTTTGCAGTTGGTTTGGTCTTTCTGTTTAGAGGGGAAAATATGAATGATCGGTGTTCATGGTGCCATTATTTGAGCTGCATTCCTACGTCAAAGTGGAGCTGCAACTCGCAGAAATTCTCTTGCGAG ACAAGTCAGTTGGGAAATCAGCTAAACATGACGTGCCTAAGCAACGGGAGAAGCGGCTCGTATTCGTTAACCAACAGTAGCTCCACAGAAGCAGAAAAAATATGTTCTCAGCTCTGCAGTTGA
- the LOC101216844 gene encoding RHOMBOID-like protein 1 isoform X4 has translation MGNTRFNRRLPDHGRRGLLRSNLVSTGHLRSFWVGSHFSRLKRIPFLALLLQRVFHILANMLSLVFIGIRLEQEFGFVRIGMLYIVSGFGGSLMSALFIQSGISVGASGALFGLLGGMLSELLTNWTIYANKLAALLTLLFIIVINLAVGVLPHVDNFAHIGGFISGFLLGFVFLVRPQFGWVSQRNAPRGNSSTSKSKYKPYQYVLWVVSLVLLIAGFAVGLVFLFRGENMNDRCSWCHYLSCIPTSKWSCNSQKFSCETSQLGNQLNMTCLSNGRSGSYSLTNSSSTEAEKICSQLCS, from the exons ATGGGGAACACGAGGTTCAACCGGCGGCTGCCAGATCACGGCCGTCGGGGACTTCTCCGATCGAATTTGGTCAGTACCGGCCATTTAAGAA GTTTTTGGGTAGGTTCTCATTTCAGCCGCTTAAAGAGAATCCCCTTCTTGGCCCTTCTTCTTCAAC GGGTGTTCCATATACTTGCTAACATGTTGAGTCTTGTTTTCATTGGGATAAGGCTCGAGCAAGAATTTGGCTTTG TTCGAATTGGAATGCTGTACATTGTATCTGGGTTTGGTGGCAGTTTGATGTCGGCTCTGTTTATCCAGTCGGGTATCTCAGTAGGTGCTTCGGGTGCTCTTTTTGGTCTCTTAGGAGGCATGTTGTCGGAGCTACTTACGAATTGGACGATATATGCAAATAAG CTTGCAGCCTTGTTGACTCTCCTCTTCATCATCGTAATCAATTTGGCTGTTGGAGTGCTTCCACATGTTGATAATTTTGCTCATATTGGAGGCTTTATCTCAGGTTTTCTTCTGGGGTTTGTGTTTTTGGTACGTCCTCAGTTTGGGTGGGTTAGCCAACGCAATGCACCTCGTGGAAATAGTTCGacttcaaaatctaaatataagCCGTACCAATATGTGCTGTGGGTTGTATCTCTGGTGTTACTAATTGCTGg GTTTGCAGTTGGTTTGGTCTTTCTGTTTAGAGGGGAAAATATGAATGATCGGTGTTCATGGTGCCATTATTTGAGCTGCATTCCTACGTCAAAGTGGAGCTGCAACTCGCAGAAATTCTCTTGCGAG ACAAGTCAGTTGGGAAATCAGCTAAACATGACGTGCCTAAGCAACGGGAGAAGCGGCTCGTATTCGTTAACCAACAGTAGCTCCACAGAAGCAGAAAAAATATGTTCTCAGCTCTGCAGTTGA
- the LOC101216844 gene encoding RHOMBOID-like protein 1 isoform X1 — protein MARDKPTAGIEIKVHSRHGEHEVQPAAARSRPSGTSPIEFGQYRPFKKWVPWLVPVFVVANSVMFTISMYVNDCPKNSASCIGRFLGRFSFQPLKENPLLGPSSSTLEKMGALEVDKVVYGHQAWRLISCLWLHAGVFHILANMLSLVFIGIRLEQEFGFVRIGMLYIVSGFGGSLMSALFIQSGISVGASGALFGLLGGMLSELLTNWTIYANKLAALLTLLFIIVINLAVGVLPHVDNFAHIGGFISGFLLGFVFLVRPQFGWVSQRNAPRGNSSTSKSKYKPYQYVLWVVSLVLLIAGFAVGLVFLFRGENMNDRCSWCHYLSCIPTSKWSCNSQKFSCETSQLGNQLNMTCLSNGRSGSYSLTNSSSTEAEKICSQLCS, from the exons ATGGCGAGGGATAAACCCACCGCCGGCATCGAAATCAAGGTTCATTCCCGTCATGGGGAACACGAGGTTCAACCGGCGGCTGCCAGATCACGGCCGTCGGGGACTTCTCCGATCGAATTTGGTCAGTACCGGCCATTTAAGAAGTGGGTTCCATGGCTGGTGCCGGTTTTTGTGGTTGCTAATTCCGTTATGTTTACAATTTCTATGTATGTTAATGATTGCCCCAAAAACTCTGCCTCTTGCATTGGTAGGTTTTTGGGTAGGTTCTCATTTCAGCCGCTTAAAGAGAATCCCCTTCTTGGCCCTTCTTCTTCAAC ATTAGAAAAGATGGGTGCTCTGGAAGTTGATAAAGTGGTTTATGGGCACCAGGCATGGAGATTGATCTCTTGTTTATGGCTACATGCAGGGGTGTTCCATATACTTGCTAACATGTTGAGTCTTGTTTTCATTGGGATAAGGCTCGAGCAAGAATTTGGCTTTG TTCGAATTGGAATGCTGTACATTGTATCTGGGTTTGGTGGCAGTTTGATGTCGGCTCTGTTTATCCAGTCGGGTATCTCAGTAGGTGCTTCGGGTGCTCTTTTTGGTCTCTTAGGAGGCATGTTGTCGGAGCTACTTACGAATTGGACGATATATGCAAATAAG CTTGCAGCCTTGTTGACTCTCCTCTTCATCATCGTAATCAATTTGGCTGTTGGAGTGCTTCCACATGTTGATAATTTTGCTCATATTGGAGGCTTTATCTCAGGTTTTCTTCTGGGGTTTGTGTTTTTGGTACGTCCTCAGTTTGGGTGGGTTAGCCAACGCAATGCACCTCGTGGAAATAGTTCGacttcaaaatctaaatataagCCGTACCAATATGTGCTGTGGGTTGTATCTCTGGTGTTACTAATTGCTGg GTTTGCAGTTGGTTTGGTCTTTCTGTTTAGAGGGGAAAATATGAATGATCGGTGTTCATGGTGCCATTATTTGAGCTGCATTCCTACGTCAAAGTGGAGCTGCAACTCGCAGAAATTCTCTTGCGAG ACAAGTCAGTTGGGAAATCAGCTAAACATGACGTGCCTAAGCAACGGGAGAAGCGGCTCGTATTCGTTAACCAACAGTAGCTCCACAGAAGCAGAAAAAATATGTTCTCAGCTCTGCAGTTGA